In the genome of Hevea brasiliensis isolate MT/VB/25A 57/8 chromosome 14, ASM3005281v1, whole genome shotgun sequence, the window tttatttattgaatattagcataatatttaagattttatttttgAACGTACTTATCATTATATTTGTTATTAtggataaattatttttaataatatatagtaTTTTCTAAAagtaattatactataaaaatattatattgttataaTTTTATGAAAGAATATatggaaaataattaataattatttatgaaataaaaattaaatttaattttaatagagatataattattcaaaattttaataaaaatttaaattatatttaatgtaattaattaaaaattttattattaataaaattttacattacgattttgaaatataaaattttaaaaaataaatattaaattatattattaaaataaaaaataaaaaagccgCGCATTGCATAGATAAAATTACTAGCAATAAAGTAATTTTTTTCTCTAGTTATTAATTATACAAAGTAATTATATTGTAATAAAATAACAATAAAGTACATTGATTTAAACTGTTAAATTTTTTCTAGTTATTACACAAATATTTTCCAATCATTAGTTTATTATAAGATATGTTAATTTTTCTAAACTGATGAGcaattaatataattatctaaATTGATGAGCAATTAATATGATTTTAGAAAGGTTAACttctttaatttataaaattacgaATGATTTTGATGATTAATTGTACGACCTTTATTCGGTCTGTAACTTTaatgattattttattataatgtgATTACTCTGCGTAATTagcaattaaaaaatttatagtgTGATTAATCTGTGATTACtttattattatgtaatttttgaattgtttatttattaaaatatatttgaattagtaaaattaattttttagtgtaaaagttcaattaaataaaatataaaatgtattttatatgataaatataaagtttaaatcaatggattttttttaattaaataaaacttcaGGGACTATAATTTAATTTGTCAttattttctcaaattcaatTTAATCCCTTTTTGTTACAATTATGATAACTAACTAAGATTTAGATATAATAcacacaaaaataaaaattttggctaTAATCATGAACACTTTAaaagttttagattttttttttccaatagaCCTGAATTTTCAATGTTTTTAATTGCTCTTTGTTATTATGGTCCATAATACCTTGAAATTGTAACCCTATTGTACAATATAGTTAGATTGTACGgaaattaattttattgatttttattaGTTCATTTTTTTAAACCAAtttcaaaaatatattttaaattaaattcattaattattttaagacattaattacacaaattaaatataaattaataaataaattcaacAATAACTCATACTAATTGGCaagaattttcttttaattatgaaGATGTTTttcaattttcctttttattcTTGAGTGGAGTATATGACAGACTAATTATACAATACATTGAAagcatttaaaaaataatataactttttttaatttataaaaaatgagatccatgaaggaagcataccgtGATATATAAAACTGTGGGCGTAGAATTGGTCAATCTCAAACTAAAATTTGAATCTTCAAAGTCTTAAACAAATTATTTATAAACATTTTTTTTACGGGAAGTGATTTTTTTTTGTCACTTTTGTACAATAAAATTAAGTTGACTTGgaaaagttcaaaaaaaaaaaatgacttgGAAAAGTTTGGAACTGAAAATTAGTAATAAGTTCCTTCCAAGAACATGAATATGGTGTTTCCGGTCaccttcttcctttttttctttcgtTTACTTCTCCATTTCCAAATCTGGTGTTCATAAATTTCTTATCTCAGAATAGTTCACCAAACGATTCATCTCTACCATCTTCAAACTCAAATTGCTCAAGAGTCTTCTTTTATCACTTATCATGGTTTCTATCCCTCCCTGCAAATATGATGTCTTTATTAGTTTTAGAGGCAAAGATGTCCGTTATGGTTTTCTCTCCCATCTCTCTTCAGCCTTGCATCAAAAACAAATCCATGCCTTTACGGATGAAAACCTTCGTAAAGGAGAAGATATCTCACCAGCTCTCTTGAAAATAATTCAAGAATCATCTGTCTCAATTGTTATTTTCTCTGCATATTATGCTGATTCTCCCTGGTGCTTGGATGAGCTTGTGAAGATACTTGAGTGCAAGGAAACCTTAGGACAATTAGTCCTACCAGTTTTTTACCAAGTAGATCCGACTGATGTTCAAGAGCTGACAGGGAATTTTGGAAAGG includes:
- the LOC131172694 gene encoding disease resistance protein RLM3-like, with the protein product MVSIPPCKYDVFISFRGKDVRYGFLSHLSSALHQKQIHAFTDENLRKGEDISPALLKIIQESSVSIVIFSAYYADSPWCLDELVKILECKETLGQLVLPVFYQVDPTDVQELTGNFGKAFTLAKHGEQVKGRLNKVDGWKHALIEISNLSGWDSRNIKYVNYFFNYSLLLFFFNLQKENQNIDAFSAFH